The nucleotide window CAATCATTTTAATCGGCACATTTGTTTTGTTAGTTGGTATTTTTTCCTGGCAATATTGGAGTAAGGCATCAACTCAAAAACAAGCTACTGTTCAAAAACAGTTCATCTCAGACTTTTCTGTTGATGCTGTTACAGAATTATCCATTACTAAAGGTGATACTACAACTACACTGCAAAAACAATCCGATCAGTGGGTTATTACTTCAAACAACAATGTGGCCGCCGATGATAGTGCGATTAAAGCCTTACTTAACACTCTGCATGATAGTACCATTCAAGCTACTATCACTAACACAACCGATCAAGCTGAACTTTATGGTTTAGATCAAGCTCAGGTGATTCATATCGTTGCGAAAAATAATGGTCAAACCGTAGCGGATGTACAAGTTGGTAAAATCGGCAAAGCGTATAATACTTGGTATGGTACGCGTAATACTGATCAAACTGTTTATTTATTATCCGGTAGTCACACATCTTTGGTGAATGATAAATGGGAGAATGTCTAGATTACCAATCAAGGGTTGGACGTTCGCATTATTAGCAACATTTACGTGGGGTGGTTATCTTAGTCTAGCCAAAATCGTGTTGGAGAAAATTACTGTTGAGCATTTTTTAGTGTTGCGGTTTTTCATTGGGGCAGCCGTATTGTTCGGAATAATTATCTTAACACGTGACTCATTAGTAATAAAACGTGTGCAGTGGTGGGCTGTAATATTTACGGCCACCATCGGTATTATTTTGCACCAGTCAATTCAAGCCACTGGTTTACGTTTTACTACTGCCACTAACACCGGTTGGATTCTAACCTTTATTCCAGTGGTGACCGGATTGTTAGCCTATTGGTTTTTACACGAACCGATTCGTCTTAAACAAGTAATCGGTTTAATCATCGCCGGGGTGGGTTTAATTACTTTAATAACCAATGGGGATGTTTTACATTTATTTAGTAGCTATCACTATGGCGATTATTTAATTATGGGTAGTGTGGTTACTTGGTCTATCTATACGGTCAGTACC belongs to Patescibacteria group bacterium and includes:
- a CDS encoding DMT family transporter; translation: MSRLPIKGWTFALLATFTWGGYLSLAKIVLEKITVEHFLVLRFFIGAAVLFGIIILTRDSLVIKRVQWWAVIFTATIGIILHQSIQATGLRFTTATNTGWILTFIPVVTGLLAYWFLHEPIRLKQVIGLIIAGVGLITLITNGDVLHLFSSYHYGDYLIMGSVVTWSIYTVSTKKYLSGYSALVVSMYQMLLGGIFFLALSGSTLMVDVIHLSNLEWCYVVLAGAFASGLAYVWWNSAAKLLDSLTTSMFMFFESIVAMVVGFLLLGEHISVVQLLGIGVIILGVCVAIIKPKESMVTK
- a CDS encoding DUF4340 domain-containing protein; protein product: MPKLNSTTIILIGTFVLLVGIFSWQYWSKASTQKQATVQKQFISDFSVDAVTELSITKGDTTTTLQKQSDQWVITSNNNVAADDSAIKALLNTLHDSTIQATITNTTDQAELYGLDQAQVIHIVAKNNGQTVADVQVGKIGKAYNTWYGTRNTDQTVYLLSGSHTSLVNDKWENV